The DNA segment ATGAAAAACGCCTGGTATGCCTGGTAAGACCACCCCGCTTCAGTCAGGCCCAGCCGTTCAAAGATCCGCCGGGTGTAGGCGTCAATGACAAAAATCGGCTTCTCCGCGGCATAAAGCAGGATGGAATCCACGGTTTCTCCGCCGAAGCCCTTTAATTTGAGCAGGGCCTTTCGGGCCGGGGCAGGGTCTAAACCAAACAACGCATCCAAATCCCCGTCAAACTGGTCGAATAACAGGGTGGTGAAATTTTTGAGCCGTTCGGCCTTTTGGTGATAGAACCGGGAAGAGCGGATCAGCGGAGCCAAATCTGAAGTGTTTGTCTGGTGGATGGCAGAAAGGGACAGGAGACGGTGCTGATTGAGGGCTTCCATGGCTTTGCGCGCGTTTTTCCAGGCCACGTTCTGGGTTAGTATCGCCCCGATGACCACTTCCTCGGCGGTATCTGCCGGCCACCAGTGCCGGGGGCCGAAGGCGGAGAGCAGTTTTTGATATATGGATTCCAGGTGCGCGCCGGTTGTCATCGGTGATTTCCTAAAAAATTCGTAGCATTTTTAAGCGCGGGCCACAGCAGTCAATCCCCATAGCCTTTATAGGTCTTTATTAACAGGGGAATAAAGGTGGTCAGGTCCTCGATAACACAGATATCCGCCGCATTGCAGATGGCGGCCCGGGCATCCTTGTTAATGGCCACAATGGTTTTGGTCTGCCGGATGCCGGCCAGATGCTGGCTGGCGCCGGAGATACCGCAGGCGATATAGAGCCTGGGGCTGACAATCGCGCCGGTCACGCCCACCTGCCGGCTGTGGGGCAGCCAGTTCTTGTCGCAAACCGGGCGGGAGCCGCAGACCGCGGATTTGGCAAAAAGGGCGGCCAGTTGATGGATAAGCTCCAAATTTTCCGGCTCCTTAACACCGTTTCCGGCGGCTACCAGCACATCCGCCTGATCCAGAGAGGCTGTGTCCGCAGATTCTTTGAAAATTTCCTTAAATCGGGAGCGTTTTTTGGCTGTTTCGACATGGCGAACCGAGTGCGCGCCGGCTGTCTTAGAGGCTTGGGGCTCAGCGGCAAAAGCGCCGGTTTGAGCAGTGATCACAGCATTTTTCGTTTCAGGGGTTAGACGGGCTGTGAGTTTGCCGTTAAAGATTTCCCGGGTAAAGCAGATGCGACCATCCGCTGTTTCAATTTTTTCAACCCCGGTTATGCAGGCCGCACTTAACTTTACGGCCAGTGCCGGCGCGGCATCCAATCCGGCGGCGGTATGCGGCAGGACAATCCATGCAGGGGCTGTCTCTGCAGCCATATCCGCAAGAACGTCGCTAAAGACTTCCGCCGTAGCCGCTTCAGGGCGCTCGATCGGTACGGTTAAGACATCAATGCCAGTTTCGTCAGCAATTTTTTGGCCGTCTACCATACCCTGAAAACCGACACTTAGCATCCGAATCGGTGTTTCGGTAAGCGCCTGAAGCCTTCGGGCGCACGCCACCAATTCAGAAACCACGCCTTCTGATGCTGTATGCGGGGGTATGGCAATGATGATCGACATAATATTATCCATCCATATGTTGTAAATACCCTAATCTGTGCAGAAAAGCACCAAATCTCAAATTACAAATTACAAACAATAATCAAATCTCAATGACCAAAATTTCAAACAACAAGCGAGGCCGAATGGGGTTGTTTGGAAAATTGGTGCTTGGAATTTGGGATTTGTTTGATATTTGGGATTTAGAATTTGGAATTTAGCGGTCGCGTGCGGGATTGTCAATTTAAAAAAGCGAACAATCGCTCGGTTTTTTAAATTGACACAAAATCTGCCGGATCGTATGATGAACCTGAATTTGATGGTCCATAGACGGCACAAGCTTTTGGGGTGCGAAATATAGTCATTGGTAAATGAAAGGAGACAGGTATGGTCGATTTTTCCCTAACTGACAAAATTGCACTGATTACCGGCGCAAGCCGGGGCATCGGCGAATCCATCGCCAAAACCCTGGCCGCCCAGGGGGCCAAATGCATACTGGTGAGCCGAAAGCCCGAGGCCCTTGACAGGGTGGCCGGTGAAATCAACCAGGCCGGCGGACAGGCGGAAACCATGGCCTGCCATGCCGGGTATCTGGATCAGATCCAGGCCCTTTTCGATAATGTCAAAGAAAAGCACGGCAAGCTGGATATTCTGATCAATAACGCGGCCACCAATCCCCACTTCGGGGAACTGACCTCCGCGGAGGAGAGTCACTGGAATAAGATCATGGATGTCAACCTGAAGGGGCCGTTTTTCATGATCCAGAAAGCCGTTCCCTTGATGGAGGCGGCCGGCGGCGGGGCCATATTAAACGTGTCTTCGGTAAATGGTCTGCGTCCGGCTTTTCTGCAGGGCGTCTACTCCATATCCAAGGCGGCCCTGATATCCATGACCAAAGCCTATGCCAAGGAACTGGTAGCCAAGCAGATTCGGGTCAATGCCCTGCTGCCGGGGATTACGGATACCAAGTTTTCCCAGGCCATTCTTGGCAATAAGGAGATCCATGATTATGCTATTCAACAGATCCCCATGGGCCGGGCAGCCCAGCCGGATGAAATGGCCGGAGCGGCCCTGTATATGGTTTCCAATGCGGCCTCATTTACCACGGGCACATGCATCGTCTGCGACGGCGGCATGCTGGCGTGAGAAAAAGGCAGGGTATAGGGGATAGGGTGTAAGGTGTAAGGTGCAAGGTGCAAGGTTAAGGGGGGCAGGAATAAGGACGAAGCAGGGGCATGCCCTAAACCCTGGACCCTAAACCCTGAACCTTGAACCCTGCACACTAGAATCGCGTAGCAGGACAAAAAAGGTGTGTTCATGAAACCCTCATTTGCCGTTATCGGGTGCGGGCGGGTCGGTACGGCGCTCGCCCGCCATCTGTCTAAAGCCGGGTATCAGCCGGCGGGTTTTGCCAGCAGAACCCGGGAATCGGCCCTTCAGGCGGCCGAAGCCGCTGGTGCGGAAGGCGCCGTGTACGATCATGCCTGGGAGGCTTCCGCCAAAGCGGATGTGGTTTTTATCAGTACACCGGATCAGGCCATCGCCCCTGCCTGCGAAGAGATTGCCGAAAACCGGGGGTTTCAGGAAAACGCGGCGGTGCTTCACTGCTCCGGGGCGTTTTCCTCCGACATCCTTACTGCTGCCAGGCAATGCGGGGCGGCAATTGGCTCCATGCATCCGCTCCAGAGCTTTGCCGCGGTCACGGAGGAAAATCCGTTTGCCGGCATTAAAATGGCCATTGAGGGAGACGCCGGGGCAGCGGATCAGGCATGGCAGATGGCCGAGGCGCTCGGTGCCGATCCCGTCAGCATCCTGACCGAGGGCAAAACCCTTTATCATGCCGCGGCGGTGGTGGCCTCAAACTACCTGGTTACCCTGATGCGGCTTTCATTCGATCTGCTGAAAGCTTCGGGTGTGCCCGAATCCGAGGTGTATGGGGTGCTAAAGCCGCTGATCAGCGGAACTTTGAAAAATATTGAACAGGCAGGCATCCCCGACGCCCTGACCGGCCCGATTGCCCGGGGGGATGTGGCCACGGTCGCGGACCATTTGGCCGCCATCCGGGAAGTATCGCCCGAGGCAGCCGAGCTCTATACCCGCCTGGGGCTTGCCACCATTGATATTGCAACGGCCAGGGGCACACTGTCCAAAAATGCCGCTGAGCAGCTGGCCGGCTTGCTAAACGGACAGACGGGGCAGTGAGTTTGGTTCAGGTTTCAGTGTTCAGGTTTCAGTGTTTCAGTCCTGAAGACTGAAACCTTAGAGTTCTAAATCCGTCTGAGCGCCAGCGGTTTTTCCTTTAGCTGCCGGTTGGCCTCCTTGAGTGCGGCTTCATTTGAGATCACCGCCACAGCAATGGGGCCTCCTTTATTTTCTCCAAAGTATTTTTGGGCGGTTTCAACGACGGTGTCGCGATCCAGCTGCACCAATTTTTCCTTGAACGCCCGGCGCGTGTCATCACTTAGGTTGATCAGTCTCCGGTAAAAGTCCTTTGAGGCCGCCCCGCCGGGTGCATCCGGCCGGTCAATGTCCGCACAGGTCTGGAGGATGGCCTCCTGGATGTTCTCATCCGAATAATCGCCGGAAGTAATAAAACGCGCGGCCGCGTCGTAGACCTTGAGGGTGTTTACGATATGCGGATCCCGGTATGAGCCGAAGTAGAACAGACCGCTCTCGGCCTGGTATGCGGCGAATCCCCCGTATGCGCCGCCCTTCTCCCGGATTTCCCGATGGATAAACATGGAGCGCAGGGTTTTGCTGATCACCGCAAGCGCCGGGGCGTCCGGATGATCCATTCGGACGGTTTCAAAAGCGCTGGCCACAAAAGAGACCGAAGAAGAGGTGCTCCACCCCTCCCGGGGGATGTCTCCGGGCATCTGGATAGGCGGGGCGCGGAATGTATCCGCCGGTTTTTTGCCGAGTTCCCGGACAAGTGCCTGCATATGCGGCATGGCCTGATCCAGATCAGGGGGCTCGCCGATAAGCGCAACCTTCATTTTGCCCGCTCTGAACAGATTGTCCCGGATCTGGTGAAGATGGTCGGCAATGGCGTGGAGCTTGTCTTCGGATAAGTCCTCGCTTAAATTCTTGATGGTTTCAAGTTGATGGATGCCGTGCCAGGCTTCATTTAAGGTGTTGGTCAGGGTGAAGTTTCGGGCGGCCAGTGAAATGGCAAACCGGTGGCCGTTTGCCACAATCGCGGATTCCATCTCTGCCCGGTATTCCAGGAGCAGCCGCTTTAGCAGGCCGGTATCCGTGAATTCAACGTTTTTAAGCACCTCGGTCACCAGCTCAAACATTTTTTCCTGGTTCCGGGACAGGCACTTGGAATTAAAGCTCACCATCGGCAGGCAGTTGTTCTCCCCGCCGTCACCAAAGCGGGTGCCGGCATTAACGCTTAGCCCCATACCGCCGGTATATAAATCAATTAATTGGGCAAGTTCCGAGTAATCGTAGTACTTGGTGCCCAGGCGGGTGAGGGAATAGCAGAAAAAGGGAATAATCGGCAGCATGTCCGAAGGCATCGTCTCAATATCCATGACCGCCGAAAGATAGACAATCCCCAGCGTAGGCTGCGCATACTGATAAACCGGCGGATTTTCATGTTCGCGGGGCGGATCCACGGTATTGACGTCAGGCGATATGTCCTCGCGCGCCAATGTGGGCAGGCAGGAAAGATCTTCCTTAGCCTCCTGGAGTTCGACTAGGGACTGCGTGTCCTGCTGGATGGTTTCGATATCCTCAGGTGTGAGCTCTTTTTCGAGCGTCGCCAGTTCTTCGGCAGTGCGCCGGTTTTCTTTTTCCGCCTGCTCCGGATCCGGGCGAAGCAGCAAACGGACCCGGTGCGGGTTGTCGAGAAAATAGGCTTTGATTTTTGATTCCAAAAAGCCCTTATTTTTCATCTCGGCATTCAGCCGCTCCAGCAGGGAGTCAAACTGCAGGATCACCGCCGGATCACCGCCATGCAGCCAGTCCCCGCAGAAGCGGAGCAGAAGTTTCAGGCCATAGGGAAAGGGCGAGTTGGTGACTTCCTTTCGATAAAATTCGATCTGGTGGATGGCGGATTCCACCAGCCGGTCGTCAATGCCGGTGTCCACGATTTCCTGCAGAGTGTCAAATATAAGGGCTTCGATCTCCTCCCCCGCGTCCTGGGCCACGTCCTTTAACCCGCAGGCAAACATGGTATCCTTGTTTTCCCCGTCAAATCCCGTGCCATCCGATAGGGTGCTGCCGATTTCGGAATCTAGCAGCGCTTTTCTAAGCGGGGAGCCGGGGTTTCCCAGCAGAATCTGCTCGAGTATGGTAAGCACCAGAATTTCAAATGCATCCCGTATATCCGCCGTCAGCCAGGCCAAACAGATCTGGCATTTTTTGCCGTCATCTTCGGCCGGATCAATGGGATACGTATATTCGGCGGTCTTTGGCGCCTGCCAGCGCGGCTGGGTGGGCACATCCGTGTCCGGGTCAATGGCATTGAAATGGGTGAGAATGGTCTCATCTATATATTTTAGGTGCGCATCCAGCGGCATGCTGCCATAGGTGTAGAAATAGGCATTGCTCGGGTGATAGTGGCGCCGGTGGAATGCGATGAGCTGTTCATGGGTGAGATTGGGGATCTCGGCCGGGTTGCCGCCGGAATTATACCCATAGGTGGTATCCGGATACAGGGCGTTTAGAATGGAGCGGGCCATGACCTGGTCCGGGGAGGAGAGGGCACCCTTCATTTCATTGTAGACCACGCCTTTGTAGGCCAGGCGCAGCTGGTTGGGGTCGCTGGGATCCGGCTCGAATTCCAGGCGGTGCCCCTCCTGTTTAAAGCTCAGCCGATCCAGTTTGGGGAAAAAGACCGAGTCCAGATAAACCGCCATGAGATTGTAATAATCCTTGCGGTTCTGCGTACAAAAGGGATACATGGTCCAGTCCGAGGCGGTGAGCGCGTTCATGAAGGTGCTCAGGCTCCGCTTCATCATGGAAAAAAACGGATCCCGGACCGGATAGTTAATGGATCCGCACAAAACCGTATGCTCAAGGATATGGGCCACTCCGGTGGAGTCCCGGGGGACGGTTTTTAATGCCACGCAAAACGTGTTTTCCGTATCATTGTTGCTGATATGGATATGCCCGGCCCCGGTGCGGGTATGGGTCAATTCATAGTAGATGGATTTGATTTCCGGCAGTTCGGCGATTTTTTGGACGGTATAGCCGGCGATTTCTGTTCCTTCAAATAAGCCGGGATTGTTGGGGTCTTTGGGCTGCTTCATGGCGTTGATCCTTTTGTTAAAAATTTAAGCAGACAATATAACGGCTTAAGGATGTTTACGCAATGGAAATTGCCTGATAAACAGGGCTAATTTGTTCTGTATCCAAATCGAAATCGCTATCGGGATCGGGATCGAAAAAAATATGACCCTTGGACGCGAAAAACTGGACGTCTATCGCCTTTCAATAGGCTACGTTGCATGGGTTTACGAGAAGGCCCACAGCCTGAACGGAGTCCATCGGCCCGCCCGGGATCAATGGCTTCGGGCCAGATCCAAATCGAAATCGCTATCGGGATCGGGATCGAAATCGAAATCGAAAAAATATGACCCTTGGACACGAAAAACTGGACGTCTATCGCCTTTCAATAGGCTACGTTGCATGGGTTTACGAGAAGGCCGACAGCCTGAACGGAGTCCATCGGCCCGCCCGGGATCAATGGCTTCGGGCCAGCCAGTCGATACCGCTCAATATCGCCGAAGGTAATGGCAAGACCGCGGAAGCCGACCGAAGGCGTTATTTCGAAATCGCTCGTGGCTCCGCGCTTGAGTGCGCGGCGATTCAAGATGTGCTGGTTGTCGGCAAGGCGCTGGACAAGATGGAAAGCCGGAACCGCAAGGATGAACCCGACCGTATGGCCGCGATGCTCAGCCGTCTCGGCGGAAGAGGATACCAAGTTCGAGAGGATCAGGAAGTCTACAGCATCGATTTCGATCCCGATAGCGAAGAAAAAGAATCCCAACCTTAGCGTTAACAGGACCGGGGGTATGGATTTTGCGGTTAGAACAAATTAGCCGTGGCCGGATAAAGCGGTCGCCCAAAATGGTGGAAAAGTATGGCGCGGCTGGCAGGTACTGGCTTGCTATCCTGCTCCAAAAGCCGCAGGGCAGAAAAATGGCGGAAACGTGATGGGGCCGGATGGGGGGCTTAAGCGGGAATATAAATTCCCCGTTTTTTGTTTTTTATCTTGCCGAGTTTGCCCAATCGGTAAATAATGTTTCTCAGTTTCTTGTCGTTAAAACCGGTTTTCGCCTTGATCTCGGGGAAATTGATGCCTGTTTTGGCCTCGGTAATCACGTCAAGCACCGCATCCGAGGCGTTCTGCTGGGTCAGATCGACTTTTTTCCTACTGGGCGATTTTTTCGCAGCGGGCTTCTGCCGGGTCGGCAGCACTTCTTTGATCGATTTTTCAAGCTCATCGATTTTATCGATGAGCCGGTTGATGTCCTGCTTTGTCGCAAAATTGTAATGCTGCTGGAAGAATTTGACCATGGCATCAAAGCTAGGAGAGCGCTTTTGTTTTGTCATAAAACCTCCTGATGGGAGTTTTAAGGGATCTACAAAATAAAAATAAGAAGTTATAAGCCAAATTAGTTAGGGTGGGTTGAAAAGTCAAGCAAAAGCATGAAAAATTAGAAAGATGAGAAGAAAAAAATAGCTATCCGTTTGATTAGGGAGCATTTGTTCGGCCTAAATTGAGCGATTTCCAAGTGATCGCAGCTTGGAATAAGAGGAAAGTATATAGTCTATGTCGAATGCACCATGGAAATTATTAGCTGAATACGATTTGCGCCCTAGAAAAGCCCTGGGACAAAATTTTTTAACCGACCCGTCGACAGCGGAGATGATTATCCGCAAAAGCGGGGTGGGCCGGTCGGATACGGCGGTCGAAATCGGCGCCGGTTTAGGGGCGCTGACATTTCCGCTGGCCGGGGCTGCCAGAGGGGTCTACGCAATCGAAAAAGATCCCGAAGTGGCCGGAATTCTTGACGGCGCTTTAAAGGAGAGAAGCGTTGATAATGTTTTGCTTAAAAACCAGGATATATTTGATATCGACCTGGCTGCGATTGCCGGCTTTGAAGGCCAGAGGCTCCGGATTTTCGGGAATCTCCCGTATTATATCTCCTCCCAGGTGCTTATTTACCTGATCAATGCGCGCACAGCCATTCACCAGGCGGATCTCATGTTTCAAAAGGAGGTGGCCCGGCGGCTGCTCGCCGGCCCGGGCGGCAAATCCTACAGCCGGCTGACCGTGATGCTTCAGTACTACACAGAGATTTGTCGGACCGCCACGGTTAATGCCCACCTGTTCTGGCCGGTGCCCAAGGTGGATTCGGAGGTGCTGCAGTTTCGGTTCAAGAAACGCCTGCAGCCCGAACTTAAAGACCACGCGCTTTTTGCTGAAGTGGTTAAGGCCGCTTTTGGCAGGCGCCGAAAAACCCTGCGAAACGCTTTGTTATCCGGCAATCTGGGGGTTCGGGGGGCGGATCTGGACGGCATGTGCAGGCAAAGCGGGATTGATCCGCAGAAGCGGGCGGAAACTTTGCCGGTTGAGCGGTTTGCCTATCTGGCCAACGCAATTTATGAATACCGCGAAGGCGGCTGCCTCTGATTTTTTTGCTTTTCAGGAACCGCCGAGGCGTTTTTTGACCCGGTAGTCCAGCTCAACCTCGTCATAGTCGTAGGCTACGATTCGGTTGTGGCGGATCCAGACCACATGCATGTCCGGACCGATGTATTTGCCATTGGCATTTTTCACGTCAAACGTGATAAAGATTTCCCATACCTTCTGGCCTTCATATAGCGGGATAAAACCGTAGTAGGTGTCCAATGTGACGATTTCCGCCGGTTTCAGGGCGTTAAAATCCTTCAGGCTCTCCGGGTTTTGAAGGGTTTGCCCAAGATAGCCTTTGATCATTTCCCGATAGTTTTCCGGGTAAGGGCCGGCATTCTGGATAACGGCTTCATGGGGCGGGGCGGCACAGGATACCAGGAAAAGCAGGCATATAGAGATAAGCGTATATTTTTTCACGAGCGGCTCCTTATCGGATTAATCGTTGTGGTTAAACAGGTTCTTTGGTATTGTTTATAAATTCATTTTTCATTTTTTTGAGCAGTTTTTAAGCATTAAACATGTTCTACTGATATTCAAAAACCTTGTCAATTCCTTTGACCCTGAATTGCCAGTGAAAGGACCGGTCATGAAAAAATCCGTTTTACGGTGCTGCATCATCTTAATATTGGCCACCACCATGGGCTGCTCGAGTGTTTTGACGTATCTGGGTCCGTTAAAATCGGAGCTCAAGGATGGTGAAACCACGGTTGGGGATTTGAGCCATTATCAATATGGCTACCACGCCATTAAAAACACCATCACCCTTAAAAAAATTCCCATGTGCGACCAGATGCGGCAGAAGCTTCGGGTGATGCAGAAGCAGCGGCGGGGCTTATATATGGCGCTTCTGGAGATGCCGTTTTTCGGGCTCGGGCTTTTTGACATGCTGCGATCCTATGCCATTGTCGATGAAAGCCGCCGGGTCCTTCCCCTGGCCAAATACCCGACCGGCGAGACGGTCCAGTGCGGCAAAGAAATGCCGGCTGCTGATGAATCCCTGATTATCAAAAATGAAGAAAAGGGTATTGAGGTAAGGGCAAAGACCGATCCCTCGGGTGAAGTGGATTTAAGCATGGTGCTGCCGGAGGTGTCCGGTGCCGTGGAACTTGAGATCCAGCTTGAACAAAAGCCTGAATTTTCCTTTTCCTATTTGTATAACGCGGATTTGAGCAAACTTGAAAATCGCTCCATTTAGGTTAGAATATTCGGTTCGTTTGGCGGTTTGCGGCCGGCTGTATCCAGCTGATATCAGGATATTTGAAGCTGTCCGCGATCCATCTTCAGGATGCGGCCGCAAACGGAGCTTAGCCAGGCATGGTCGTGACTGACCAGAATCAGGGCGGTGCCCCATTTCTTTTGGGCGAACAGGGCAGCCGACCGGATCTTTCCGGCACTTTTTTCATCCAGATAAGCGGTGGGTTCATCCAGGAGCAGGGCTCTGGGCTGAAGAACCAGCCGGGCGGCCAGGGCCACGCGCTGCGCCTCTCCGCCGGATAGTTCATACCACATTCTGCCGGAAAATTCCTGCGGATCCAGGCCGACCATGCTTAATGCCCGGCGGCTTTTACTTTTTTTATCAGAGATCCCGCGGATTTTTAACCCATACGCGACATTGTTGAGCACAGACCGTTTCAAAAGATAGGGGGACTGCGAAAGCAGGGAGATCTGTCTTCGAAAGTCTAGTGTGTTCGGATGAACCGTCCTGCCTTGAAATAAAATCCTGCCGCCAATCGGAGCTTCCACAAGCGCCATTGTTTTGAGCAGGGTGCTTTTGCCGCTCCCGTTTGGACCGTAGATGCCAATGATTTCCCCCTCGTCTACGACCAGGTGTTCGATATCCAGAACCACCCGTTCGGCATAGATCTGCCTGATATTTTCGAGTTCATACAAGGGGGGCATCAGGCTTGCGTCCTTTTCTTGAGTATATTGAGCGCCAGGTTGACCACAAAAGCGATCAGCAGGAGCACGATGCCAAGCGCGATGCCGAAGCTGAAACGGCCCTTGTTGGTTTCTAAGGCAATGGCCGTGGTAATGGTCCGGGTGTACCACTTGATATTGCCGCCGACCATCATTGAAATGCCGACCTCGGAAACGATACGGCCGTAGGCGGTCACTGCCGCAGCCAGCAGGCTGAACCTGGATTCCCAGACCGTGGTTAAAAGCATTTGTTTTCGGCTCGCCCCGAGGGTCAAAAGCAGCGGGGGAAGCCGTTGATCCAGGGATTCCACGGCAGCGGCGGTCAGGGCCATGACAATCGGGAGCCCGAGTATGGTCTGCCCGATACAGATGGCAGGAAGGGTGTAGAGGAATCCAAGTTCGCCCAAAGGTCCCTGTCTGGAAAGCAGGGTGTACACCAGCAGTCCGATGACCACGGTGGGAAGGGAAAGAAGCGTATCCACAAGCAGCCTGGCGGCATTTTTGCCGGCAAAATCATAGTGGCCGAGCAGAAATCCGGAAGGGATGCCCAAAATCAGACTGAACAGGATAGATGCTGTGGAGACCCGGAGGGTCACCCAAATGGCCGAATAGGTTTCCGGGTCTCCCTGAAGCAGTAAATTCAGGGCTTGAGCGAGCCCCTCTCCGATATAATCCATGTTTAAAAGTTTTTTTCCTGTTACTTCCCGGCGTTGGGTGTGAATAAGGGCTTGCCGAGCAATTTGTAGTTAGCGATGAAATTCTGAGTCCGCTTTGACGTAATCCAGTCTATGAACTTTTGGGCCGGATCGTATTTGACATTTTTGCAACGGGCCGGGTTTATGGCAATGGCACTGTACTGATTAAACAGTACCGGCTCCCCCTGAACAAGGATTTTCATTGACGGGTTACCGCCCTGAATGTGGGCATGCTTGATATAAGTGCCCCGGTCGGTGAGCGTATAGCCGTCACGTTCCAGCGCAACGCGGATGGTGCTGATCATTCCCTGGCCGGTTTCCAGATACCATGGCTCGTTGACGGGAATTTGCACACCCGCTTTTTCCCATAGGGAGAGTTCTTTTTTGTGGGTTCCGGAGGCATCCCCCCGGCTGACAAACAAAGCCTTTTCCCCGGCGATTTTCTGCAGGGCCGCAGTCACCGGCAGGCCTTTAATCCCTGCCGGGTCCCTGGCCGGACCGATCACCACGAAGTCATTATACATTATTTGTGTCCGGTCTATCCCATATCCCTTTTTAACAAATTCTTCTTCCGCCCCGGGGGCGTGCACCATTAACAGGTCAACATCACAGTTGCGGCCGATCTCAAGGGCCTTGCCCGTTCCGACCGCTGTCCATTTCAGCGTGATGCCGGTATCTTTTTTAAACTGGGGGGCCAGCTCGTCGAGAAGCCCCGTGTTGTCTGTGCTGGTGGTGGTGGCCATCATCAGGGTTTGGGCCGTCACAAGCGCGGGAAATGCCAGTAAAAAAGAAAGAAACAGGATTAGATAGATTTTAAGCGAACGCATTACCACACATCCTTATTAAGTTGCCGTTGGCATCTGTGCGGCCAATCGCACCGCAGATATTGATTTTTTCCTCTAAGCCGGGTAAAAGAAGGCTTTTAAGGGGAAAATGCGATAGGCGCAGGAGAAAAATCTTGTCCATCAGAACTTGCCATAACTTGCTCGTTGGCACTTAGAGCACGAAATAATGGTTATTTTTTATCACTTTTAGTTATTTTTTGTCAATTTTTGATTGGATATTTTTGGCTTGACACTATCTCTTACAGGCGCAGGCTGCTAAAAACAGGAAGCCTTTGAAAAGGGGATCGGTGCCCATGAAAAAGCTTTTGTCAACAAAGGAAGTTGCCGAATTCTTGGGCGTTAATGAAAAGATGGTGTATTCACTCGTTGCGGAAAAGGGCCTTCCGGCAACCAAGGTAACCGGCAAATGGCTGTTTCCGCTTGACCTGGTGGAGCAGTGGATTGAAACCAATACTTTGAATTATCCGCGGGCGACCGCCTCGCTGCCCTCTTACGAAGGCCTGCTGATCATAACCGGCAGCAATGATCTGCTGCTGGAGCGAACCATCGCCCTGTTTAACAAGAGCTTTCCGGAAGAAATCGCCGTGTTTGCCAATATCGGGAGTATGGGCGGCCTGCGGGCCCTCCGCCGGAATCTGTGCCATATGGCCGGCAGTCATCTGCTTCAGGAAAACGGAACTGACTATAATTTTGATTTCGCAGGCCAGGAATTCGCTCAACTGCCGGCCGTGGTTAATTTCTGCCGCCGGGAGCAGGGGATTCTCATTCAGCCGGGCAATCCCAAATCGATTCAGTCGGTAAAGGATTTGGGCCGGGCCGGCATCAAAATTGTCAACCG comes from the Desulfobacterales bacterium genome and includes:
- the rsmA gene encoding 16S rRNA (adenine(1518)-N(6)/adenine(1519)-N(6))-dimethyltransferase RsmA gives rise to the protein MSNAPWKLLAEYDLRPRKALGQNFLTDPSTAEMIIRKSGVGRSDTAVEIGAGLGALTFPLAGAARGVYAIEKDPEVAGILDGALKERSVDNVLLKNQDIFDIDLAAIAGFEGQRLRIFGNLPYYISSQVLIYLINARTAIHQADLMFQKEVARRLLAGPGGKSYSRLTVMLQYYTEICRTATVNAHLFWPVPKVDSEVLQFRFKKRLQPELKDHALFAEVVKAAFGRRRKTLRNALLSGNLGVRGADLDGMCRQSGIDPQKRAETLPVERFAYLANAIYEYREGGCL
- a CDS encoding ABC transporter ATP-binding protein — translated: MPPLYELENIRQIYAERVVLDIEHLVVDEGEIIGIYGPNGSGKSTLLKTMALVEAPIGGRILFQGRTVHPNTLDFRRQISLLSQSPYLLKRSVLNNVAYGLKIRGISDKKSKSRRALSMVGLDPQEFSGRMWYELSGGEAQRVALAARLVLQPRALLLDEPTAYLDEKSAGKIRSAALFAQKKWGTALILVSHDHAWLSSVCGRILKMDRGQLQIS
- a CDS encoding ABC transporter permease; this translates as MDYIGEGLAQALNLLLQGDPETYSAIWVTLRVSTASILFSLILGIPSGFLLGHYDFAGKNAARLLVDTLLSLPTVVIGLLVYTLLSRQGPLGELGFLYTLPAICIGQTILGLPIVMALTAAAVESLDQRLPPLLLTLGASRKQMLLTTVWESRFSLLAAAVTAYGRIVSEVGISMMVGGNIKWYTRTITTAIALETNKGRFSFGIALGIVLLLIAFVVNLALNILKKRTQA
- a CDS encoding substrate-binding domain-containing protein: MRSLKIYLILFLSFLLAFPALVTAQTLMMATTTSTDNTGLLDELAPQFKKDTGITLKWTAVGTGKALEIGRNCDVDLLMVHAPGAEEEFVKKGYGIDRTQIMYNDFVVIGPARDPAGIKGLPVTAALQKIAGEKALFVSRGDASGTHKKELSLWEKAGVQIPVNEPWYLETGQGMISTIRVALERDGYTLTDRGTYIKHAHIQGGNPSMKILVQGEPVLFNQYSAIAINPARCKNVKYDPAQKFIDWITSKRTQNFIANYKLLGKPLFTPNAGK
- a CDS encoding helix-turn-helix transcriptional regulator, encoding MKKLLSTKEVAEFLGVNEKMVYSLVAEKGLPATKVTGKWLFPLDLVEQWIETNTLNYPRATASLPSYEGLLIITGSNDLLLERTIALFNKSFPEEIAVFANIGSMGGLRALRRNLCHMAGSHLLQENGTDYNFDFAGQEFAQLPAVVNFCRREQGILIQPGNPKSIQSVKDLGRAGIKIVNRSLSTGTRLLLDRELKKEGIRVGKIAGYDHEVASHMDVGIAVLSGRADAGPGIRPAASLLGLDFIPIRWERYDLLITRERFFDKGVQNFLGLLLSPEFKDMAQSIDGYDVGRAGKMVYSQESKE